The uncultured Subdoligranulum sp. genomic sequence TCTCGGAGGCGGTCACCAACTGCATCGTACATGCCTACCCGGACGCCATCGGCCCCATCACCATGACGGCCGGACTATATGAAGGGGGCCTGGTGCGGATCACCATCAGCGACCGCGGCGTGGGCATCGAGGATGTTCCCAAGGCTATGGAACCTATGTATACCACCGGCGACCCGTCGGAGCGGGCAGGGCTGGGATTTGCGGTCATGCAGAGTTTTATGGATAAAGTCCGGGTTTCCTCCACGCCGGGCAAGGGCACCCGCGTCACGCTGACCAAACGGCTGGAGGCCCGCGATTGACCCTTACATATATAGTAAAGGGGGAACCGCTATGCCTGCACAGAGCATTGAGCTGCTGCCGCGCGCGGAATTTATTGAGAAAAATCTGGGGCTGGTGCATGCCTGCGCCGGACGCTTCAAGGGGCGCGGCATTGAATATGAGGAACTGTACGCAGCCGGTTGCCTGGGACTGGTCAAGGCATGCGACGGGTTCGATACAGGCCGGGGTGTCTGCTTCTCCACTTATGCTGTGCCAGTCATCCTGGGGGAGATCAAAAAGCTGTTCCGGGACGGCGGCACCGTCAAGGTCAGTCGTTCTCTCAAAGAACTGGGATTGAAAATCAACGCTGAACGGGAACGCTGTCTGAAAAAGACGGGGCAGGAGCCCGGTGTGACCCAGCTGGCGGAAACCTTGCAGACAACGCCCGAACAGATCGCACTGGCCATACGTGCTTCGCTGCCGGCCATCTCCCTGACGCCCACCGATGAAGAGGACGGGCAAAGGGAATGGGATGTGCCGGTGGAATCCCCGGAGGAGAGCCTGTCCGATCGGATCGGCCTTGC encodes the following:
- a CDS encoding sigma-70 family RNA polymerase sigma factor, with amino-acid sequence MPAQSIELLPRAEFIEKNLGLVHACAGRFKGRGIEYEELYAAGCLGLVKACDGFDTGRGVCFSTYAVPVILGEIKKLFRDGGTVKVSRSLKELGLKINAERERCLKKTGQEPGVTQLAETLQTTPEQIALAIRASLPAISLTPTDEEDGQREWDVPVESPEESLSDRIGLAEVMDKLSPSDRQMIRLRFFGGRTQSETAKVLGTTQVQVSRRERKVLKWMRAELLGESLPAL
- the spoIIAB gene encoding anti-sigma F factor produces the protein MKMLNQVKITFASRSVNEGFARAALAAFLVQLDPTVPQLADLKTAVSEAVTNCIVHAYPDAIGPITMTAGLYEGGLVRITISDRGVGIEDVPKAMEPMYTTGDPSERAGLGFAVMQSFMDKVRVSSTPGKGTRVTLTKRLEARD